A window of Triplophysa dalaica isolate WHDGS20190420 chromosome 7, ASM1584641v1, whole genome shotgun sequence contains these coding sequences:
- the cdc42ep4a gene encoding cdc42 effector protein 4a has protein sequence MPILKQLVSGSSQTKRRSRMDLTTEMISAPLGDFRHTMHVGRGGEAFGDTSFLSTRSGEPPQEDHAYPRSPKPGLLSRTFRSSKRSQSVTRVDQRDNTFLTPSDSPTFVKNAMSLPFLNNEEGHDIDGRVLKSMTSSPSNGASANALDLELHERHFGVLTDLRPSPSYNGGGLKKAESVMSFHIDLGPSMLGEILGVMEKEDDDQGFEEGKSGEWHASPLPSNQGGIDEDEEIREEVVIEEKPELVVQDDGPVRAPSSVDLEIQSEGTSTPEIPHKYQHHPDSCSVSSSSSAAMEEKPTSQPYEDDVGSTDNNPDDEPAFSSFIEDEDDEIRV, from the coding sequence ATGCCTATCTTAAAGCAGCTGGTGTCCGGCTCGTCTCAGACTAAACGGCGCTCTCGTATGGACCTCACTACCGAGATGATCAGCGCTCCCTTGGGTGACTTCCGGCACACCATGCACGTAGGACGCGGCGGGGAAGCTTTCGGAGACACTTCGTTCCTCAGCACTCGGTCTGGAGAGCCGCCCCAAGAGGATCACGCTTATCCCCGCTCTCCGAAACCCGGACTCCTGTCCCGTACCTTTCGAAGCAGCAAGCGCTCTCAATCCGTCACCAGAGTGGATCAGCGTGACAACACCTTCCTTACGCCCAGCGATTCGCCTACCTTTGTAAAGAATGCCATGTCCCTACCCTTCCTTAACAATGAAGAGGGACATGACATAGACGGCAGGGTCCTCAAAAGCATGACCTCCAGCCCCTCCAATGGAGCCTCAGCCAACGCCCTGGACCTAGAGCTCCACGAGAGGCACTTTGGAGTGTTGACAGACCTCCGACCGTCCCCATCATACAACGGGGGAGGTTTGAAGAAGGCTGAATCTGTCATGTCGTTCCATATCGACCTTGGCCCCTCCATGTTGGGGGAAATCTTAGGGGTCATGGAGAAGGAAGACGATGATCAAGGGTTTGAAGAAGGCAAGAGCGGTGAATGGCATGCTTCACCTCTTCCTAGTAACCAGGGAGGAATTGATGAGGACGAGGAGATACGGGAAGAGGTCGTGATAGAGGAGAAACCGGAGTTAGTAGTCCAAGATGACGGTCCCGTGCGGGCTCCCAGCTCTGTTGACTTGGAGATCCAAAGTGAGGGCACCAGTACTCCAGAGATACCCCACAAATACCAGCATCACCCTGACAGCTGCTCAGTTTCTAGCTCCAGTTCAGCTGCCATGGAGGAGAAACCCACCAGTCAGCCCTACGAAGACGACGTGGGCAGTACCGACAACAATCCGGACGATGAACCAGCCTTCTCCTCCTTCAttgaggatgaggatgatgagaTCCGTGTATGA